In the genome of Rhinopithecus roxellana isolate Shanxi Qingling chromosome 14, ASM756505v1, whole genome shotgun sequence, the window AATCAGCCCTTTGGGGATTCCCTGTTTACTGGCAGTTCACCTTTATCACTAATTTATGCCTAAAGACGCTGCTTTTCATCTAAATCTTTATAACTCTCTTAATTCTTACACCTGATCACAAatgaaacacacaaacaaactCACCCACTGGTCCGAATGCACCTGTACCCGTATTATTATTCGTGGAATTATTCTTCTGTTCACTCTGTgcctaaaaaaaagtttttaatttaaccaaatgataataaaaacacaattatatTATTACAACATTACTATATCCTTTCTTTTTCaaaggtttgggttttttttttttaattaaaattttaaaagattttgccTAGGTCATTCAAggttaaaatgttaagaaatgttTCCCAAACCTTTCAGAGTTCTGTTATATCCTATTTCCTGATAATTACTTACCACACCACGAAGTGCAAAATGGCACATATATCTAGTAGATGACACCTCAGATATACATCCTCACAAAACACacaataaaaattaagtattcttttaaaaattctcattataCTGAGTATCAACAGGGCTAATCTAGTCATAGAATTGTAACACAGTCAAAATTAGCCTAATCATAAAAGCATACTACACAATTACCCCTTTGTTCTGCTGTCCTCGATAATCTGGGTTGGGTTCACTGAAATTTGGCACTTCTGAATAAACCAtacaaaatctgaaagaaaataaagaacaaattaaatgaCTTCTGAAATAAAGTCATCAACCCTTCTTTATATAACATCTCTAACTTTTAGGAATGAGCTTATGTGTCAAATTAATAGCAACAAACTATCTCTTCATTTACAACAAAAACTTCCCAAACGATTATGTCTCATAAAACATCAAATATTTGACTGTCTACAAGATATATAACattctattttgtatttaaattctttagtgctgaaaaaaataaatcacgTCAAAAATCAAGGACACAAAAACAACTTTGTCCTGTTTCTCCACAAAAGCTgatcaaaggaaaaataacatgAGAGTGAACCATGTTTAGGGTTCCAGGGTGGTTTCTCCAGCAGTGGTAATGGATTTGCACCGATCCATTCACCCACTCCCATTCAGTCCCTCTTTTGATCGATCACTGTGGATCTGCAAAGATAATCATTTAGGATTAAGAGTGGTTTCtggcaataaataaaaacaggctACATAGCCACCAGTTTATCCAAGTGCTTCCTATAAGTTGACCATATAATGTGTACTAACATTACACAGAAGCATTTTATTAGCTCCTCACCATACCAAAGACAAATCAGAACCAGTTTTGGGAAATCCTAGACTGACCCTGACAAAGAGCAGTCATTAAGAAATGAGTATCTCTAATGGTTTTTCACATAACTGACCCCCATTATTATCAACACCTCTGTATGAATACATGAAGGTCAGGACAGAATCCTGAACCTTTCAGTAACAGACACTAAGACCTTTCATAACATATAACTCTATGAATACTACTCTAAGTGAATTCTAACTTTCCTTCTAACAAAGGCAAAGTGTTAAACATTTCTGATCTTTAAAAGCTAGCAtgatcatttcttttccttcattattaACCACAGGTTCTCCAAATAAGTATCTTATTCCCTCAGTGGAgaacagttttcctttttttatttggtGCCATTTGTGGCTTCTCTCTTTAAATATCTTCCAATTTGACAGGCATTAAGTAGATGTCTGAGCATTAACCAAACAGAATGGGCTGATGATTTGGCTCACTGCCTATACCGTACTTTATGAATACAACCCAAAGTCTAGGCTAACATGGAGGCTGAATTACCTTACACCCCTAGAGAGGATGGCTCCTCCAGGTCAGGGTGGAGATCATTACCAGGGTAGTAGTGTATGGAATCTCGCATTGCGGCTGCCTGCACCGCACCTAGACTGTGGATAAATAGAGGACTTCAGTTTTCATTGCTGCAAGTCCTTTTAACACGAGTACATATTCACTCATaaccatagaaaaagaaaatttaaacgtATGGCCTGAAACTTGGTGAATCACTAGCTTCGTATTTGGTGAATCACTGTAAGAGAGAATTTACTTCAAATGGCACTTGTGACACctaaaaaatgaacatttctaaAACCTACAGAAATGCTCCCACTAGGGCTGGTCTCAACTGCAGCTTCTTCTACCGCTCTTTGCCAGGAAAAACTGACACTTTCAACCACACAAAACAGTACTGACAAGTGTTAAATTTGTACACACGaagttattttttcaattaagcTACCAAAGACACTCAGTTTACTAGTCAAAAAAGCCAAAGGTTTACAGTTCATACCTACCAATTATTCCATAGATACTATTTATAATGTATGCAattatacaaaatgtattttaatacttACTCCCCAATTTTTTGAAGTTCACCACCCCTTCCAGTATAAAGTGTCAGACATCCTTTCCACATGGATGCATacctagagagaaaagaaacattacttctttagaaatatatttattttcttctatttaaatcAAGTAAATCGTCacactatatattttttgtattaagGTACAAGTGAGGATCAAGCCCTCTCTATCCACCATAGTAAATCAAATACAATAAATCTAACTTTGATAACTTGCTatttacaaaagaatacaaaaattctgTTGAATTTTGACATAATTATCTAAATCATAACAAACCCTGGAAAATAAGTCTTTTTGCAAAGCAAGCATTATTATACCTGATGATCACATCTTTAGTCAATTAACAAAGAAAAGCTTTTAATTGCAGACATTTAAACAGAAACTATTTTTCAGCCACAGGATATGTAAAATCACCCTAATGTTTCCTTTACAGTCTAGTCAAATAATGATAtgtttttccttctgcctctATAAAAGACATAGGATTCCTAAGCTACCGAAGATCTGGTAGAATTttaaagtgctaaaaaaaaaaacactaaggtCACAAATCTTCCACCTATCTGCCTTTCCAAACATGCAATTTTTAATACCACACTGGGTTTGTAGTAAACAAGCTGGCAATTATTTACTCCGAACGACTTTGAAAGCAGATAGCGTCGTTAAATAAAACAATCCTAGATAGATAAACGGTAAATTAATATCACAAAATCAATCCAAGGTTTCGTTCTCAATGGTTCTTTGTACAACTACTATGGTAACTTCTTGACTTTAACTTACGATACAGTTCTCTTAATTTTAATAAGGGTTATTTATTAAAGACACCATTCACCACTCTTAAGTTACACAACGTGTGGCTTAGGAGACAGTGCATTAACATTTCaccttactaaaataaaaattaatgcatattttgagaaaaaatttggttacaattaaaatatttaacattcacTTTAAGAAATGAGAACACTGAGGTAAGTTTTCAGGATATTCTGATAAACATGTTGATATTTGAACCAACCATTATTTAGATGTTAGATGTTAGGTATGTTTTTCTTCAAAAGCCATTTTTCTTAGATTCAACCAGAATTTAAGGGCCTTAGAATGGGCCAAACTCCAAGCTGAGTGTGTTATTTTGGTAAATAAGGTATAAtgattcccatttcacagaagaggaagctGAAGTATGAGGGGTAGTAACTTCTCAGGGTCATACTGAAGTAGTAAAGAGTTTCTTTAGTTTTTGATTTTCGTTTAAATTGTACTCCCAGGTAACTGTTCCCCTTAAAATTCTATAGATACCTAATAATAAGTTTAATTTTCCAATAATTTTTCTGATGGAAACACCTATGACTGTCACTACAGAACATGAAATACTTGAAATAAGATGCTGTTTTTAgcataaaaaatacttttaatcatTGGATGAAAAATATTTGGGGAGCCAAAAACTCCAATTATAATAATCAATCCTCACCATATTTCCCTAAGTAGgaattctcttttgttttttaaagatgtggAAGTTTAAAAAACATAGTTACTGTCATGAGTCAGTGTTATGAGAAGAAAATG includes:
- the NABP1 gene encoding SOSS complex subunit B2 isoform X2 yields the protein MWKGCLTLYTGRGGELQKIGEFCMVYSEVPNFSEPNPDYRGQQNKGAQSEQKNNSTNNNTGTGAFGPVGNGVHTGTESRGHQFSHAGRSNGRGPLNPQLQGTASNQTVMTTISNGRDPRRAFKR